One region of Alosa alosa isolate M-15738 ecotype Scorff River chromosome 1, AALO_Geno_1.1, whole genome shotgun sequence genomic DNA includes:
- the pcdh10a gene encoding protocadherin-10a isoform X1, translating into MILLFLLFSIVDGVLSQLHYSVAEEQEHGTRVGNIAEDLGLDITKLSARRFQTVPSSRTPYLEVDLETGALYVNEKIDREELCKQTIPCLLHLEVFLESPLELFRVEIEVLDINDNPPSFPETDITVEITESAIPGTRFPVENAFDPDVGTNALSTYDITSNNYFYLDMQTQGDGNKFAELVLERPLDREQQAVHKYVLTAVDGGVPQKTGTALLVIRVLDSNDNAPVFDQSVYTVSLKENSPVGTLVIQLNATDMDEGQNGEIVYSLSSHNPPRIRDLFNIDSRTGRIEVTGEVDYEESNTHQIYVQAKDLGPNAVPAHCKVLVKLIDVNDNTPEISFSTVTESVSEQAAPGTVIALLSVTDRDSGENGQITCELLGDVPFKLKSSFKNYYTIVTDGPLDRENADSYTITVVAKDKGVPSLATSKSIKVHVSDENDNAPRFTQPIYDVYVTENNVPGAYIYAVSAIDPDMGPNAHVNYSILECDIQGMSVKTFVSINDENGYVYAVRSFDYEQIKDFSFMVQARDYGTPMLISNATVNVIIVDQNDNAPAVIAPLGKNGTAKEHLPRSAEPGYLVTRIVAMDADDGENARLSYSILRGNEQGMFRMDWRTGELRTARRVSSKRDSPHPIDLLIEIRDHGQPPLSSTASLSVMLVDSVVESHSGDRGSSKSKEGSLDLTLILIIALGSISFIFLLAMIVLAVRCQKDKKLNIYTCLAGDCCSMCCGFGGPACCCGRQARGRKKKLSKSDIMLVQSTNVTASSAAQVPVEESGSFGSHHQNQNYCYQVCLTPESAKTDLMFLKPCSPSRSTDTEHNPCGAIVTGYTDQQPDIISNGSILSSETKHQRAELSYLVDRPRRVNSSAFQEADIVSSKDSGHGDSEQGDSDHDATNRGHSAGADLFSNCTEECKALGHSDRCWMPSFVPSDSRQASDYRSNLHVPGMDAVPDTEPGKGFASSFRVDIPETA; encoded by the exons atgattttgttatttctcctcttctctatcgTTGATGGAGTGCTTTCTCAACTGCACTACTCTGTCGCAGAGGAGCAGGAACATGGAACTCGGGTGGGGAATATCGCCGAGGATTTGGGTTTGGACATAACCAAACTTTCTGCCCGCAGGTTCCAGACGGTACCCAGCTCGCGGACCCCTTACCTGGAAGTGGATCTGGAAACCGGGGCGCTATATGTCAATGAGAAAATCGACCGAGAGGAGCTCTGCAAACAGACtatcccatgtctccttcatcTCGAGGTGTTTTTGGAAAGCCCACTGGAGCTTTTCCGTGTTGAAATAGAAGTGTTGGATATTAACGACAATCCTCCGAGTTTCCCTGAAACCGACATCACAGTGGAGATCACCGAGAGCGCAATCCCCGGAACTCGCTTTCCAGTGGAAAACGCGTTCGATCCTGATGTGGGCACAAATGCGCTCAGTACTTACGACATCACGTCCAACAATTACTTTTACCTAGACATGCAAACACAGGGTGACGGGAACAAATTCGCAGAGCTGGTTCTAGAGAGACCGCTGGACCGAGAACAGCAGGCGGTTCACAAGTATGTGCTGACCGCGGTAGACGGCGGCGTGCCTCAAAAGACGGGCACCGCACTGCTTGTGATAAGAGTCCTGGATTCCAATGATAACGCGCCCGTTTTCGATCAATCAGTGTATACCGTCAGCCTGAAGGAGAACTCTCCAGTGGGGACGCTGGTCATTCAGCTGAACGCCACTGACATGGATGAGGGGCAGAATGGAGAAATAGTCTATTCACTAAGCAGCCACAACCCACCGCGAATTCGGGATTTGTTCAACATAGATTCCAGAACAGGCAGGATAGAAGTGACCGGTGAAGTGGACTATGAGGAAAGTAATACGCACCAGATATACGTTCAGGCGAAAGATCTGGGACCGAATGCTGTACCAGCGCATTGCAAAGTTCTGGTGAAATTGATCGACGTGAATGATAATACACCGGAGATCAGTTTCAGTACCGTCACAGAGTCAGTGAGCGAGCAGGCTGCCCCGGGTACCGTGATCGCGTTGCTGAGTGTAACGGATCGCGACTCCGGTGAAAACGGCCAAATTACCTGCGAACTGCTTGGAGACGTTCCATTCAAACTCAAATCGTCATTCAAAAACTACTACACAATAGTGACAGATGGCCCCCTTGACCGAGAGAATGCCGACTCATACACCATTACCGTTGTGGCGAAGGATAAGGGGGTACCTTCCCTCGCCACAAGTAAGTCTATTAAGGTACATGTATCTGACGAGAATGACAATGCACCCAGATTCACGCAGCCAATTTACGACGTGTACGTGACAGAAAATAATGTTCCAGGTGCTTACATTTATGCTGTGAGTGCCATAGACCCTGATATGGGACCGAATGCGCATGTTAATTACTCCATATTGGAGTGCGACATACAGGGCATGTCAGTGAAAACTTTTGTGTCCATTAACGACGAAAATGGCTACGTTTACGCAGTGAGATCATTTGATTATGAGCAAATTAAAGACTTCAGCTTCATGGTACAGGCGAGAGACTATGGAACCCCCATGCTAATATCAAATGCCACAGTGAATGTTATTATTGTAGACCAAAATGACAACGCGCCAGCTGTCATTGCACCTTTGGGAAAGAATGGCACTGCCAAAGAGCATTTGCCCCGCTCTGCGGAGCCAGGTTACTTGGTGACGCGTATAGTCGCCATGGATGCTGACGACGGCGAGAACGCACGTCTGTCCTATAGTATTTTGAGGGGGAATGAGCAAGGTATGTTTCGAATGGACTGGAGGACTGGCGAGCTGAGAACTGCTCGCAGGGTCTCCAGCAAAAGGGACTCACCGCACCCCATTGATTTGTTGATTGAGATACGCGACCACGGCCAGCCGCCCCTCTCCTCCACGGCCAGTCTGAGTGTGATGCTGGTGGACAGCGTGGTGGAGAGCCACAGCGGGGACCGGGGCTCCTCCAAGTCAAAAGAGGGCTCTCTGGATCTTACCCTCATCCTAATCATCGCGCTTGGCTCCATCTCCTTCATATTTCTCCTGGCTATGATCGTGCTGGCCGTGCGGTGCCAAAAGGACAAGAAACTCAACATCTACACGTGCCTGGCGGGTGACTGTTGCAGCATGTGCTGTGGGTTCGGTGGGCCGGCATGCTGCTGTGGCCGCCAGGCGCGGGGACGGAAAAAGAAGCTCAGCAAGTCTGACATTATGCTCGTACAGAGCACTAACGTGACCGCCAGCAGTGCCGCGCAAGTGCCAGTGGAGGAGTCCGGCAGTTTTGGCTCTCATCACCAGAACCAGAATTACTGCTACCAGGTTTGTCTGACACCCGAATCTGCCAAGACTGACCTGATGTTCTTAAAGCCCTGCAGCCCTTCAAGGAGTACTGACACAGAACACAACCCATGTGGGGCTATAGTCACCGGATATACAGACCAACAACCAGACATCATTTCAAATGGCAGCATCCTGTCCAGTGAG acGAAGCATCAGCGAGCAGAACTCAGCTACCTGGTTGACAGACCCCGTCGTGTTAACAG TTCGGCGTTTCAGGAAGCGGACATTGTAAGTTCGAAAGACAGTGGACATGGGGACAGTGAACAAGGCGACAGTGACCACGACGCAACCAACCGGGGGCATTCGGCGG GAGCTGACCTCTTCTCCAACTGCACGGAGGAGTGTAAGGCCCTAGGGCACTCCGACCGATGTTGGATGCCCTCGTTCGTGCCATCGGACAGTCGCCAGGCCTCCGACTATCGTAGCAACCTGCACGTGCCTGGCATGGACGCAGTGCCCGATACTGAG CCCGGAAAAGGATTTGCTAGCTCCTTCCGCGTGGACATACCCGAGACAGCGTGA
- the pcdh10a gene encoding protocadherin-10a isoform X2, with the protein MILLFLLFSIVDGVLSQLHYSVAEEQEHGTRVGNIAEDLGLDITKLSARRFQTVPSSRTPYLEVDLETGALYVNEKIDREELCKQTIPCLLHLEVFLESPLELFRVEIEVLDINDNPPSFPETDITVEITESAIPGTRFPVENAFDPDVGTNALSTYDITSNNYFYLDMQTQGDGNKFAELVLERPLDREQQAVHKYVLTAVDGGVPQKTGTALLVIRVLDSNDNAPVFDQSVYTVSLKENSPVGTLVIQLNATDMDEGQNGEIVYSLSSHNPPRIRDLFNIDSRTGRIEVTGEVDYEESNTHQIYVQAKDLGPNAVPAHCKVLVKLIDVNDNTPEISFSTVTESVSEQAAPGTVIALLSVTDRDSGENGQITCELLGDVPFKLKSSFKNYYTIVTDGPLDRENADSYTITVVAKDKGVPSLATSKSIKVHVSDENDNAPRFTQPIYDVYVTENNVPGAYIYAVSAIDPDMGPNAHVNYSILECDIQGMSVKTFVSINDENGYVYAVRSFDYEQIKDFSFMVQARDYGTPMLISNATVNVIIVDQNDNAPAVIAPLGKNGTAKEHLPRSAEPGYLVTRIVAMDADDGENARLSYSILRGNEQGMFRMDWRTGELRTARRVSSKRDSPHPIDLLIEIRDHGQPPLSSTASLSVMLVDSVVESHSGDRGSSKSKEGSLDLTLILIIALGSISFIFLLAMIVLAVRCQKDKKLNIYTCLAGDCCSMCCGFGGPACCCGRQARGRKKKLSKSDIMLVQSTNVTASSAAQVPVEESGSFGSHHQNQNYCYQVCLTPESAKTDLMFLKPCSPSRSTDTEHNPCGAIVTGYTDQQPDIISNGSILSSETKHQRAELSYLVDRPRRVNSSAFQEADIVSSKDSGHGDSEQGDSDHDATNRGHSAGADLFSNCTEECKALGHSDRCWMPSFVPSDSRQASDYRSNLHVPGMDAVPDTEVVLESQVQTGDRSFSTFGKEKSHHGTLERRELDILLPSARTPHRANYLSRKRIC; encoded by the exons atgattttgttatttctcctcttctctatcgTTGATGGAGTGCTTTCTCAACTGCACTACTCTGTCGCAGAGGAGCAGGAACATGGAACTCGGGTGGGGAATATCGCCGAGGATTTGGGTTTGGACATAACCAAACTTTCTGCCCGCAGGTTCCAGACGGTACCCAGCTCGCGGACCCCTTACCTGGAAGTGGATCTGGAAACCGGGGCGCTATATGTCAATGAGAAAATCGACCGAGAGGAGCTCTGCAAACAGACtatcccatgtctccttcatcTCGAGGTGTTTTTGGAAAGCCCACTGGAGCTTTTCCGTGTTGAAATAGAAGTGTTGGATATTAACGACAATCCTCCGAGTTTCCCTGAAACCGACATCACAGTGGAGATCACCGAGAGCGCAATCCCCGGAACTCGCTTTCCAGTGGAAAACGCGTTCGATCCTGATGTGGGCACAAATGCGCTCAGTACTTACGACATCACGTCCAACAATTACTTTTACCTAGACATGCAAACACAGGGTGACGGGAACAAATTCGCAGAGCTGGTTCTAGAGAGACCGCTGGACCGAGAACAGCAGGCGGTTCACAAGTATGTGCTGACCGCGGTAGACGGCGGCGTGCCTCAAAAGACGGGCACCGCACTGCTTGTGATAAGAGTCCTGGATTCCAATGATAACGCGCCCGTTTTCGATCAATCAGTGTATACCGTCAGCCTGAAGGAGAACTCTCCAGTGGGGACGCTGGTCATTCAGCTGAACGCCACTGACATGGATGAGGGGCAGAATGGAGAAATAGTCTATTCACTAAGCAGCCACAACCCACCGCGAATTCGGGATTTGTTCAACATAGATTCCAGAACAGGCAGGATAGAAGTGACCGGTGAAGTGGACTATGAGGAAAGTAATACGCACCAGATATACGTTCAGGCGAAAGATCTGGGACCGAATGCTGTACCAGCGCATTGCAAAGTTCTGGTGAAATTGATCGACGTGAATGATAATACACCGGAGATCAGTTTCAGTACCGTCACAGAGTCAGTGAGCGAGCAGGCTGCCCCGGGTACCGTGATCGCGTTGCTGAGTGTAACGGATCGCGACTCCGGTGAAAACGGCCAAATTACCTGCGAACTGCTTGGAGACGTTCCATTCAAACTCAAATCGTCATTCAAAAACTACTACACAATAGTGACAGATGGCCCCCTTGACCGAGAGAATGCCGACTCATACACCATTACCGTTGTGGCGAAGGATAAGGGGGTACCTTCCCTCGCCACAAGTAAGTCTATTAAGGTACATGTATCTGACGAGAATGACAATGCACCCAGATTCACGCAGCCAATTTACGACGTGTACGTGACAGAAAATAATGTTCCAGGTGCTTACATTTATGCTGTGAGTGCCATAGACCCTGATATGGGACCGAATGCGCATGTTAATTACTCCATATTGGAGTGCGACATACAGGGCATGTCAGTGAAAACTTTTGTGTCCATTAACGACGAAAATGGCTACGTTTACGCAGTGAGATCATTTGATTATGAGCAAATTAAAGACTTCAGCTTCATGGTACAGGCGAGAGACTATGGAACCCCCATGCTAATATCAAATGCCACAGTGAATGTTATTATTGTAGACCAAAATGACAACGCGCCAGCTGTCATTGCACCTTTGGGAAAGAATGGCACTGCCAAAGAGCATTTGCCCCGCTCTGCGGAGCCAGGTTACTTGGTGACGCGTATAGTCGCCATGGATGCTGACGACGGCGAGAACGCACGTCTGTCCTATAGTATTTTGAGGGGGAATGAGCAAGGTATGTTTCGAATGGACTGGAGGACTGGCGAGCTGAGAACTGCTCGCAGGGTCTCCAGCAAAAGGGACTCACCGCACCCCATTGATTTGTTGATTGAGATACGCGACCACGGCCAGCCGCCCCTCTCCTCCACGGCCAGTCTGAGTGTGATGCTGGTGGACAGCGTGGTGGAGAGCCACAGCGGGGACCGGGGCTCCTCCAAGTCAAAAGAGGGCTCTCTGGATCTTACCCTCATCCTAATCATCGCGCTTGGCTCCATCTCCTTCATATTTCTCCTGGCTATGATCGTGCTGGCCGTGCGGTGCCAAAAGGACAAGAAACTCAACATCTACACGTGCCTGGCGGGTGACTGTTGCAGCATGTGCTGTGGGTTCGGTGGGCCGGCATGCTGCTGTGGCCGCCAGGCGCGGGGACGGAAAAAGAAGCTCAGCAAGTCTGACATTATGCTCGTACAGAGCACTAACGTGACCGCCAGCAGTGCCGCGCAAGTGCCAGTGGAGGAGTCCGGCAGTTTTGGCTCTCATCACCAGAACCAGAATTACTGCTACCAGGTTTGTCTGACACCCGAATCTGCCAAGACTGACCTGATGTTCTTAAAGCCCTGCAGCCCTTCAAGGAGTACTGACACAGAACACAACCCATGTGGGGCTATAGTCACCGGATATACAGACCAACAACCAGACATCATTTCAAATGGCAGCATCCTGTCCAGTGAG acGAAGCATCAGCGAGCAGAACTCAGCTACCTGGTTGACAGACCCCGTCGTGTTAACAG TTCGGCGTTTCAGGAAGCGGACATTGTAAGTTCGAAAGACAGTGGACATGGGGACAGTGAACAAGGCGACAGTGACCACGACGCAACCAACCGGGGGCATTCGGCGG GAGCTGACCTCTTCTCCAACTGCACGGAGGAGTGTAAGGCCCTAGGGCACTCCGACCGATGTTGGATGCCCTCGTTCGTGCCATCGGACAGTCGCCAGGCCTCCGACTATCGTAGCAACCTGCACGTGCCTGGCATGGACGCAGTGCCCGATACTGAGGTAGTACTTGAAAGCCAAGTGCAAACAGGGGATAGATCATTCTCCACCTTTGGCAAAGAGAAGTCACATCACGGCACACTAGAGAGAAGAGAATTAGACATTCTCTTGCCTAGTGCTCGAACGCCTCACAGAGCCAACTATTTGT CCCGGAAAAGGATTTGCTAG